The Populus nigra chromosome 4, ddPopNigr1.1, whole genome shotgun sequence genome contains the following window.
tatatcccATCACCAATTCTGGGAACAAAAATCCCAACTTACTCATTTCTCCAGTACCATTTTTTGGTGTGTGTGTCTTTCTCCAACATTAAGAACTGGTAAGCTTATCCTGGTCATGGATTTTAAGGGAGCAAATATAAACAcagaacttcaaaaaaaatccaatttcaagGACCCGCAAAAGTTTTTTCTAGGTGTTGATTGGTATGGCTTTACATATAGTtcataaatggaaaaaaatcatcAGTTGATCTAACCTAGTGAAGAATATCGGCCTATTTCATGAGAATTTTAAAAACAGCACTCAACAAACAAAAGCTGAGATCAAAAGGTGCGCATGAAAATTTCTAGCATATTTGATAGCAGAAGTTCCTTTTACCTGTAAATATTACAAGACCATCAGCTGATACCCTAGCCAAATCTGGAATTGTCTTGTTGAGGTATCTAGGTGACAAGTAATCCACAGCATCTGACACAATTACAAGAGAAAATGATTTTGGTCTGTAAGGAAGAGGAAACTTGATATCAGCAACGCGCACGATACCCCTCCGCACTAGTGCTTTGCAGTTACCATCAGCGTCCTCTATGTCATATGGTTCGACACCCCAGGCTTCGGTCTCCTCTTCTTTTAGGAAGTGAGAAACCACAGAACAAGTATTGGGGCCAATATGCAAAACTTTATGCATGCTATCTCCATAAGCCTTCTTCAAAATTGGGATTGCTTCTTGAAGCTCAACAGTGCATGAAAAATCACCTGCATAAGCAGAAAAGAGTTCATACGCTTGAAATCGAAGGTAACTtgggtattaaaaaaaaggacataCAACGATATCGGTAACCATAGTGAAAACAGGATTCTTGGCATTTAAATCTCCGGTGGACTCTATTCATGATCAGCAAAGTCCattcaaatgaaattgaaaaaatgaaaaggactagatagtttaaatgtaggTGCTCGAAATGACCACTCTAATGAATTTTGACAAGCAAAAAGTAAAATTTGCAAGGCATTTAGTGgaaagtattaatatcaaatgtCACACGATGTCTATTGAGGATGACAGTGTAAAAGAAATCGCCATCATATTGTTACACAACATTAAACTACAATGAACCAAAGCTCTGAAAATTAAGTCAGCCAACTTTACCTTGAACCCTGTTAAAAGCCTGTTTGTTGCCGCCAAATTGTCCTACCATGCGAATAAAATACAGTCAACAGATAGccaaaagaagataaaagttgTGGAAACTGTGAATGTATGCGATGAAAAGTTGCGACCGGCAAATTCACCCTGCCTCCTTTGCAGGTAAGCTACAGTATGAAATGGTAAACATGCAGCAAGAATTTTTGAAGTGCCAGAAATGAAGACGCGGCAGAGGAAGTATTGGCGAGATTAATAAGATATTACTCATGGGTTTAACTGAGTACCAACCTGGACTGCTGTATAAATAAGCAAAAAGAAAGACTGCTCCCTGAAAAATTCTCcatcaaaaacagaaataataaatcAGAGTCCACCGATCCTTACGCCGTGTCTAATCCATTTCAATCCAACAACATTGAATAAATATACACAGATtcgattttttatcttttgcttAAAGCCAAAATGAACAAGTACCAGGAGAATAAGAGCAATGGGCAAATATGGGGAAGAACGTTGCTGGGAATTGAAGCCAAAAGGAGCACCTATCCATCCACTCTCTCCATATCGCCGAGAATGTTTTGATAATCTCCTTGACATTgctgcaaattaattaatttgaacttACGATATCCTACGctgtttcaaaaagaaaaatcaagtgagCTAGGCAACCATCTCCATAAATATGCAAAGCATTTAGACCGCACAAATTCGAAAAGGTAATTAGACAAAAATCGGCCTAAGACAATGCAATGCAGATGAGAAAAAAACGAAAGTGGAAATTACCTAGAGACAGTAAGAGTGTAACAACCTCGTTTTTCGAGAAACTAGAGGAATGTTATGGATCTAAAAGATTACATGACTTGTGTGTTTCTTCTGTGGTGTGCAAACGCAGGAATGGCTACACCCGTTCTCGCCGGCTGTGACAGCGGGCTTCAGAAAACTGTTTTCCCGGCAGTTTTCTCTCTACCTCGAGCGgttaatttttagaatatttactttttaaaatttatttttaatattaatataaaaaaatcaatttaattctaCAAAAACTCTTTCTATCAACAACGGTCCTTATTCTTGTTCTTAATGGCATGTATCAAGGCCTAGCTATTTGGGCCATAATGCTAGAGCAGAGCCTTTAGCAATACCGGATCCAACAGGATGTCCATCGTAAGAAAGGCCCAAGGATTTAAAATTCGTACACGTTACGGCTAATGTTTAAAGTATTTGTACGATTATAAGAAGGCCCACAAGGCCTGGTCCATAGAAGGTTTCCTGGCAGTCTTTGATTCCCTCATCACTTTATTCCTTtttctgatgttttttttttttttccttttaaaagctGAGCAAAGGAGGAAATGCCGTGCCCTTCTTTCTTACATGCAAGGACCCCAACTACAGAGTATTATATGCGTTCTTTAAGCTGGATCCACTTATATGCAACTCCGCTAGCATCGATGGCAAGTCATTAGTTTACATCCCCCCGTTTgaattaaatctaatttaatagttaacctttaaatcttttaatttaattatttatttaatctgaattgaaattaaattgtgtgagaGTTATCTGACGTGCCTCAGTCAACTTAGAGGTCTAAAGACAACCCGATTAgtcaataaaaaacatgatttgactttttaaaaaaatcaagataattttttttaatattgagacatCGACATATTAGATTGACCTTGGTTTCGTGACTTAACCCACCAAATGTGTGATCTAAGTGATGGACTCTACTGGGTTTaagaactttgtttttttaagaatattcttcacttaattatacaataacaaaACTAAATGCTCATAAAACCAAGCACAAACTAAAAATCAGGATGTTTGTTTAAGATtgtgataatcttataaaaagcaaaccgGAATAATTTATAagacaaattcaaaaacaagcAAATGTTGaacgataaaattgaaaaaagaatgatgaaaatgaaaggaaaaaaaataggttatcaagaaaaaatagggTGAAAtgtaaatacatcaaaaaaaataaaaaaaacaaaccacctCCTTTATTCTTCATACTAACAATGAAGAAGGTGTGTTACACCCTAGGGTTTTTAGTATAAAAAGTATAATGTTGTTTGACTTGGTTGGTAGCTCAATATGTTGCCTTCATTTTATCCTAGCACAAAGGATTTGTAGTACATTTAAAATTCAAGAGATAAAACGCATTATTTTGGAGCATGCAGCAactatatatagcaatcaaatgTTGGAGTACCCCACATACCAGATGTTATTTGTTATAGTcagaaagagaaaatatatgTGTTCATTATGCTTATAAGAACTTGTTGCTTGATAAATGATGAAGTTATGAAAAAACTAAGTCAAGACGTGTGGGGCTTTAAATAAGGGCTTGGTGTTTGGGCTTGATTATCCTAAAAAAATCCATGAGGGACTCTTTAATGCTTAAGTCAGAAAATGTATGAGAGctatggggaaaaaaaagaatgagagtgaAATGTTGATTATGAGGAAATTCTAACTTATGAGAACCTCTCTCATTTACTAAGTAATCCAAAACATCTATAGACTTTGATCATGTCATCTCACCATAAGATACGGAGAGTTACATGATAATTGATTGGTGAAAGCATTGGCACCCATCTTTGGTTGTAGTGCATTTCACACCATTGTTAAATAAATGGGTGATTATCAACGCTACGTTAACTAAAAATAACTATTGATTGAGAAATAAGGTACATGCCATTGAAAGTGTTTCATGTTTTCATTATCAACCATTGGTTAGAAAAGGTAGCACCAACCctataaaaaacatgtattttacaaaaagtatataagaaaataaaaaatattatacactaTAGATGTTATGTTGTTGTATTCTGACTcctcaaaaccaaaaataaataaataaatatattcataatgGATAGTATGTGTAAGAgtaaaaggaaggaaaagattTGGTTGTTTGGGCATAGTGTAGTATGATTGGTAGCCATAAACAGTGTTGTATGGTGACCACAATGCAGGGTGTCCATGGACGACGTGCAGTAATGATACCTAGGGTAGTGTGTGGTGACCACACGTATAAGGTGGTTGATAGCCACTCCACTTGggcatggcaaaaaaaaaagatttgcatTATAATGCTACTTTATTTTGACTATACCCAAACGGAGTGGTATTGACCCCAAACGATGTGGTATGGTTGGTAGCCACGAATGGCGTGGGGGTGATGACAATGCATGGTGTAGGATGGTAACAAGTAGAGTGGTGAGTGGTGACCAtaagcatgaaatggttggtgATCATTCCTTTTAGGCATGACCCAAGAAGAGTGGCATTATATTGCCACTCTGTTTGGGCTTTATCCCAAACAAAAtgctcatatttattttattttattttttataaaaaaatatacaacattacttatcttttcaaaaaaatcttttaaacaaAAGTATTTGGAAGACTTAACCAACAGAAATAGGAGAAGAAAACTACTCATTTTTTACATGTTATGGCTATGAGAGAGTTACCATAGTTAAGCATCTAAATGTTGGTTTTTTATGTCTTGTGAGGTGTCTACATAAGAGTTTTCATCGTGTAATTTTTTCTCAATGTTTGTATAAGAGAGAATAATTTAATAGTGTTGTTTGTAAAGAGAAGTAGTgtagcaaaaaaatcaatttaaaagtaaatataGTTTGTGTATGTATTTCAGAATgcgttttagataaaaatatttaataagcaGTCACAAAGACTGAAAACGGATCCTCAATCCTATAAAAGTCAAGTTATCATGAGGATCTGGACAAAAATGATCATAGGGACTTGAAGAAAGATCTAAGATCTTTTAGAGACACTGGAGACACGTATGAAAATTCAATGAAGACATGAAGATCTTACTACGAAGACTTTAATagagattttttattgaatacattatagatatggaaaaaaaatcatttcttttattaaaaaatttagaagatAGAGATACAACTCGTAGGGCTAATTCGTGGatcatttaattttagataGATCATCAATTATGTagacttcttttattttatgctctgattttgtttttttttttcatgaaataatgAAGGTAACCTTTTGCGATCAGTCTTTCTATCTTCTTTTTCAGGGTGTGGCATTCCTCAATGTCATGCCTATGATCACAGTGAAAAAGATAACTTATTAGAATTTCTTATGTCTGCGCCACTTTTCATAGGAGGGTGATATTGCATAAATTATTTCTCATTGATAATAGTTAGCACCTCAGTTCGTGTAGTGGTTAGATAAGTAGTCAGAAGTTTGAGGAATGTAAGGCAATCATGAATGTGTCCTTTAGTACTCTTTTTAGATGCTTTGGTTAGAGACCAATGATGTTGGGGAGACTTTGTTTGGTGAAAATATAGGTGACCTTATTTGGACACGCTAGCTTATTCCACtttaatataattctaaatTGCCTATTTAACGCCTAGAAGAGTATTGTTAGGTAGTGTGTATTGTCATTCCCATAATAAGTAATTGTAGACTCCACCAATCAGGGTGTTAGTGGTAATTGGTTCAAGCAAATTTTTCACGTTGAGTCTTTCCTCATTACATATTTTGAGATATCCTCTATTGCTTTTATCTTCTCATTGGGTGATGGTAAAAAGCTCCAATATGCTCTTTTTAGTTGGAATGTCTGTGTTAAAACAAGAGATGAGCTTCATGTAGAGATCATAAAGATCTAGAATAGATCCTTGATCAAGATTGTGATACATCACCCTAGCATTTCCATGAAACGTTACAGGAAAAATCTTGCACATGGAATTATtctttattgtcactacctctaGGATGCTTCTAACATTTTGTATGTGCTATTTAAAATATGTAAGGCCATCATAGTTATCTCAAATGACATTTGTAgtgacatattttttaaagaaataagtgTGTAACACCATATGATAAAATAGAGAATCTCCTAGATGATTGGATTGGTGTTCATTCTTAGAAGTTGGTCTCATCCTACGTCTAAGATTTTTTATCAGAAAGCATGTGAGTGAGTGTTAGATGAGAATTAATATAGATAGTCATGCTTATGACTAGGATATGTGAAGgagtttttttcataaaaaaaaaagactcattCAGAAAGTATGAGTATCATACATACTTTGcatgtcattttattttgttcctttATGAAACTAAAGTTTCCTCTTTGTATCTCGTGCATATAATAGAGTTATGTGTTGGATTTCTtattgataaaacaaaaaagtatgAAGTTGTTCTTGTATagttaaaataacattattgagCACTTGCACTTTATGGGTGAGTTGTTAAAGACCTGAGAGAGTTAAAGTTTATATGGTAGGGAAATCAATTACTCTTTATTATCCTAGAGTTTCATCAGACATTGaagtagttttttttgtgtgaaaggtgatgaagtgtttttttgtttacttttccaTATACGAAACCATTAATAAAGTCGTGAAGAACTTGACACATAAATTAGGTTTTTCATAGGTTGTTATCCTAGGCCAAAACATGTGGACTTGAATGTAAGCTTGGTGTTTGGGTTtaattatcttgaaaaaataagttttttataggACGAAAAACTCTTCAATGCTTAAATCAATGAATGTATGACAGAAATGAGAGAAAATATAAGATCAAGAATGAAATGTTGAGCTTGAGAAAATTGTAACTTACAAGAACCTCTCTCATTTACCTAGTGACCCAAGATATTTATAGATCCTGGTCACATCAACTCACCTCAAGAGATGTAGAGTTGCATGATAATTGATTTGTGAAAACGTTGACACTTACCTTTAGTTGTAGTGTCTTTCACCCTATTGATGGATAGGTAAATAATCACTATTACGTTGGttagaaataattattgattgtgaaagaatatatcttatttatattaaatgtgGTGTATGCTTGTATTGTCGATCATTGAATAGAAAAGTGTTAATCTTGTATTTAGGAGTGGGCGCAATGGATAGTACAAGTGGTGAAAAATGTGGTGTAAAATGCATGAGAGGGGAAATTTTTGGTCGTTTGAGCCTTGGCCCAAACGGTGTGGCATGGTATGTGGCCAAGAACAGCATGGAATGGTGACCATAACGTGGAGGGCTGACCACGTGCGTCATGAGATGATAACAAGTGTGGTGGTCAGTGATGATCATGTGCGGGGTGATAGGTGGCCGATCCGTCAAGGCAATGCCCACACGAATTGGCACCACAATGCAACTCTGACGctccttgtatatatataaagaagcaTGCACCGCCAGTAGTTATACAGTTTCAGCTCATTTATCTTGCTCCAATGCACGGCGTCCATGAAAGAAGGCCGTGGCTGCAGAAGTGGGTCTTGTGCCCAATGTGTCATTAATTAATGATACGACTCCCGTGCTTCGCTTTTTCAAAGTGATTGTAATCGATACGGCAATGAATTagtgattttaatatttctcaAAACAAACACTAGTAATTTTTGTAAGAACAATTCAACCGTATCAATCAAATATAGCGATAAAATTGCGGGAGAGGGGGATCGTAACAGGCCTCATCACATGCACAGTTGGTATGAACAGAAGAATTTCGTATCGGGATCGATCATTGATTATGATATAAGCATGCATATTCTATGATCTTCTAGAATCTACAGCCGTCCCGTCAAATATTTTGTTGCGTTGccaagcaatatatatatatatgcatttaaTCTGCAGTGGTCCCTGGTTCCACAAGTGATTATCAGACAGAAATCACGGGCTAAATTACAATCAGAAACTAAATTTGTTACACATTGACGGATCCCATTTCAGCAACTGACCCTAAGAGAAGTCCCTAGCCATAAAGCTAGCAAAATTGGCCTGACagcttaaaatatttataagattcTTTCAAAATAGAAACCCTACTTGAAAAGGACCATTACCTGTCCATTTTCCTTTTTATCATGCCCATTTCACGTTGATTTAGTTCTAAATTAGGGTTCTATCGATGAGGTTAAGCTCTTACACAACGTGCGAATAGCTTTCAGTGCTAAAAGGGTTGGGAATTCAAGTAGCAAAAATCCAATCCGTGATGATCCCTTTCTATTTTGCCAAAAGAGAGAAGATTATAGCTGTACGACAGTGTATATCCATGGGTGATGACATCTTCTACCAAGCCTTTGCCAGCAGAATAAGGCTGGAGGATAATGCCCCAATATAAGCAAGGGCTTCCCATGAAAAAAGGGGAGCAAAACTGAGAAGACCGCTCATGTTACATGGTTGGTATTATTTTAGACAAACTCTGTGCTGACAAATTCAGCAGAGAGTTATCTAATTGATTTGGACTTTTGTTAACAACCTGCGAAAAAAGTTAATCGCGTGATTTCCCTTTTTAttcaatccttattttttatagatatatgGAAACCAGGGAAACTGCAGTTCGGGTGAGAGATGGGTGAGCTGGATTTATTACACAAAGTGTACTTAAGGGTGACATATGTAAGAGCCTCTAGCACACTTGCATGCCGTATTGAAGAAAAAACCCCACAGAAAACAGATGCCACATGCCCGTCAAATTCAAAGATGTGCCGCCCCTTCTTGTTGAATGCCGCTCGTCTGCGTGGACCCCAACTCAATAGTCAATGTTCATCTTTTTTGGCCTGGACTAtgaactgtaaaaaaaattgaagatttttgtttcaaatttccTGTGATCTAGCCTTGCCATTTGGACGATCAGCACTCCTCATGGACCTATGGATCTCTCCCACATACCCTCTCTCACACATACCTAAACCTTTTTTGTCCTACTGGGTGTGGAAGTATTCATcccacaaaaaacaaagaagagagaGCTGGGCTGGGAAGGCTGAGGAGAACGGAAAGGAAAGTTTTCTGCAGGAAGACTTTTGAATGCGCGTCCAAGGAGAGTAGATTTCAAGGAGTCCATGTCATGGCGTGGTCCAGCTGCTTCCTAATCATAAATACGGTTAAGACACCTTCGAGATGGGCCAGGCGGAGAAACCAGACAAAACAACACTCCCATGTGCAACCCAGATACCAGAtcgattttgtttttgtgctcGAAAAACAACCTCGTCTAATTATCATCAATTCTAGCTTAACACGCTTTTTGCACTTACTCGGCATCTAAGTGTCTATGATCTTCGAATCTACACTGCCAAGCCATAAATTCGTAGATGATTTCGGAGGAAAGTAGTTGAAGACTAGCTCTAGCCTTTCAatcaaatcataataataatactcaagCCAGATATCACAATACCTGGAACAGTTACAAGAGCCATCAGGAAATGTGGCACATTCTTGAAAATGTTTCTAAGCACAGATTCAAGTTATTTTGAAATCCGAATTATTAGTAGATTCTCACTAATTTACATAACCACGAAGTGATTTGTCAAGTGTCCTGAGAAGTGAAATGGCTGCTAGTCTTAGCTGAGCGACTCCAGACCAGACGAGCAAGACTTGCTTTCACTACCGTCAAAGCTGGCCATTAGTAGAAATTAACCACAAACAGATGTAATGGCATGAATATAGTAATACAAAAAAGGGGTGATGAACCTTGAAGCTGTAATTAGAATTCTTCTTTGATGTTTGAACCGACAATTTCTCTTACAAAAGAATTGAACCAAAAacgaaagaataaaaaaaacaaaaaacaaaacaagaggcagaaaaggagaaaataaaaaaataaaaagaaccttACATGTAATGAGAAGCATAAACACTATCTACTGTATCTTTCTTGCCCAACCGCAGTCATTCTTCTGTCCATATAACACAATATCTGTACCTCATATTGGGTGCGCAATGTATTGGGGTTCTGAAGGGTTGGGGGCAATCAAGAAAAGAAGCACTCCCAGCCCAGTACAACTTCCCcgtgtaaattttattttcagtgaTAATCATATACTTGTTGTCCACCCAAGTCGCCTATGTTTATATCGGCAATATAACTCacaaaatctgtcatgcttccTTCACTGAACCTGCTCTCCTATCAAATCTAGACCGACAAGCAGGAATGATATCCCTTGAAATAGCAAGAAGTAGAAATGGATCCCCTGAGCAGACAGAAGGCTCCTTGCTGAAGCTGTTAAAAGAAGGAAAGCTAGAGCCAACTCTTTCATATATATTCTATTatgcttccttttcttcttagcCTTTTGATCTTGTTGCATAATTTCTTCCTTCAATTCATCAAGATTTGGCTCAGAAGAACCCCTTTGATGCTTCGTTTCTTTCTGAACCAAGGAAACAAGATCACCCTCAGAAGATCGGCCAGACTTCTTAGTAACAACCCATTCATAGGCACTTCCAAGCTGGAAAAGCCCGGAGATCATAGCATTGAACTTGGTCACTGACATGGTGTTTTCAAACAGAAGATAGGGGACAATGAATGGGAAGGATTTGGGAGCTGGGAGAATGTTGAGAAATGACATGGTAGCTGGAATGTAGCACACAACCCATGCTGGGAGCTCAGCCTCTGGTATAAACATCGTCATGGGGAGAATTATGCAGAAGAGTGTGAAAGAATAAAATGGTAGGATCAGCTTTCTGagcagaaagaaaagaaaaatcatgttgAATTTCTTCCATATGCTAATCTGCAAAAGACCAATACACATTACATAACGAAAGCAGCAAAATAAAACCAGCACAAAAATAGGGAAAAATTGTAATTACAGCAGAAGGTATTCGAAAAAGTATATACCTTGGATCGAATAATATCAGGTAAGCAGAGTCTAAATAGCTGCATGGGTCCAGAATGCCATCTGTGTTGTTGCTTTCTATATGCTTCATATGATTCAGGCAATTCACACTGACACTGAACATAAAAGGAACAAAAACTATTAAACCTTATACAAACCATTAACTGCCACTAGATTTAGTGAGATGCTCACTGAAATCAATGACAAAACACTCGGTgatataaactaaaaacaaaattgtaatACCTCAACATCATTGAGGAAAATGAACTTCCAGCCATGAAGATGGGCACGAACAGCAATGTCCATGTCCTCGACAGTAGTCCTCTCCAACCAGCCACCGGACTCCTCCAAAGCTTTTATCCTCCACACACCAGCAGTTCCATTGAATCCAAAAAAGTTAATGAAAGTTCCATTCACTTGCTGTTCTACTTCAAAATGAAACGCTAAATTAATGTTCTGCAACCTAGTCAACAAGTTCTCATCCTTGTTCACAAAAGACCATCTTGCCTGAACAAGCCCGATCTCCTCATTATCCTGTAATGCCACAATCAATTTCAGCACTGTCTTTAGATGATAGAAAGTTTAAATTAACTACCTATCCAATTTTGCCACTGAGTTTCATATAAATTTAACTCCCTTACTTGAAATTAGatgacaataaattaaaaagaagataacAATAAGGAGTCGAAGTTAAGTACCTTAAAGTGAGGAACTGTTCTTTTGAGGAAGTCAGGGGTTGGCTGAAAGTCGGCATCGAAAATAGCAACATACTCATAGTCTTTGACATAGCTACAATTCATAGCAGACTTAAGATTGCCAGCTTTATACCCATCTCTAATTACACGATGCCTATACAAAATGCGGGCACCCTCTTGCTGCCATTTATGAACTTCCTCTTTGATCAACAATTGCGTAGTTGGATCATCAGAATCATCTAAAATTTGTATTAAAAACTTCGATTTTGGCCAGTCTAAATTACACACAGCAGCTATTGATTGTTGATAAACCTTGGGGgggaaaaaaccaaatttaaattaaaaaaaaaaaaaaacacatacgcACACAAATAACCGACTAAAAGTAAGagctaaaattttgaaatttgaaggtACCTCTTTCTCATTGCACATGGGAATCTGGACAAGAACCATAGGAAAGAAGCCATTTTCACCAGATTCAAGATCAGCAACAGCGTCTTGTTTGGGGATTGGTTTAATATTCTTAAACCGGATCCAGAAACAACCCAAACAAAGGACAAGCCTATCAATACTCTGGATAAGGAAGAGCACAATACACGCATTGGCTAGAAATTGCAATGGAGGAGCGAGATACTCCACACGAAATAAGACCCACCGTGAATACAAGGAATCAAAGATATCTTTAAACCCAAACGGTGTCGCTAATAAGTACTGCAATTGGAGATGTGGAGCTCCAAAATGCCAACCTTTAAAATAAGCAGCAATTTCAAAACCTAATAGCAAAACTGACATCCACAGAAAAATCTTGATGGAAGTATAGAATCTTGTTTTCACAGTCGGGTTCTCATTCTCCCGGTCGATGTCTGTGGTTTCGGTGTCGGTGCGGCCTGAGTGGATGCGGCGCTTGATGGCGGAGCCGAGAGAGACCATTGTGGTGGCAATGGAGGTCAAGCAACCGGCAGCTTTGTGGGCTTTTAAGAGAAGAACCCATGTGAGTTGTTTAGCGTTTTTGTTACGTGATTTGTCTCGGCCGAGTCGACTCGGTGAGTCAGTGATCAAGAAATCTTCCTCTGACGGACCTTCCAGCTCCACCATTGACCAGTTTGGGTTCTCCATTTTGACTACCACCGGTGTTCCTTTATGGCTGTCCTTTGCCCACCAGTCAAACGAGGGTGCCATTGTCGCTTAAAGCCTTTCTCTTTTGAGTTTCTGAtctataaaacaaaaggattcGGACTCGCAACGTAAAGGAACAGATGCGTTAGAAACCcgatctttttctttgttttgaggctaaaaaaaggctaaaattTTGATAACATGGTGTGAGAGAGAATGTGTGAAAAGAGAGACGCGTGGAGGAGAAAGGGGTAAGGAACTAAAGCGAGAAGTCTCTAAATTATGGTGACATGAAGAGACAATTTATACGACAACTATTTGTTAAGAtggagaaagggaaagaaaaaaaagagagggtcGTTTTCGAGATAGAGAGAGCGAGAGAAGGAAAGAGACAATGAACTTGGGATATGAGTCCAGAAAAGCTCTCACTCAATTACAGCTTGCAGTGAGATTATATACAAGGAGGAGGATAaattatagagagagagagagagagagagagagtgatgtACAGAGGAGGAATTT
Protein-coding sequences here:
- the LOC133692933 gene encoding probable pectin methylesterase CGR3 isoform X1, with the protein product MSRRLSKHSRRYGESGWIGAPFGFNSQQRSSPYLPIALILLGAVFLFAYLYSSPGQFGGNKQAFNRVQGDFSCTVELQEAIPILKKAYGDSMHKVLHIGPNTCSVVSHFLKEEETEAWGVEPYDIEDADGNCKALVRRGIVRVADIKFPLPYRPKSFSLVIVSDAVDYLSPRYLNKTIPDLARVSADGLVIFTGLPGHHRAKVAEVTKFGRAAKLRSSTWWVRFFLQTSLEENEAAIKKFQQAAKKSSYHPNCQIFHLKSFN
- the LOC133692933 gene encoding probable pectin methylesterase CGR3 isoform X2 — encoded protein: MNRVHRRFKCQESCFHYGYRYRCDFSCTVELQEAIPILKKAYGDSMHKVLHIGPNTCSVVSHFLKEEETEAWGVEPYDIEDADGNCKALVRRGIVRVADIKFPLPYRPKSFSLVIVSDAVDYLSPRYLNKTIPDLARVSADGLVIFTGLPGHHRAKVAEVTKFGRAAKLRSSTWWVRFFLQTSLEENEAAIKKFQQAAKKSSYHPNCQIFHLKSFN
- the LOC133692059 gene encoding probable xyloglucan glycosyltransferase 12 codes for the protein MAPSFDWWAKDSHKGTPVVVKMENPNWSMVELEGPSEEDFLITDSPSRLGRDKSRNKNAKQLTWVLLLKAHKAAGCLTSIATTMVSLGSAIKRRIHSGRTDTETTDIDRENENPTVKTRFYTSIKIFLWMSVLLLGFEIAAYFKGWHFGAPHLQLQYLLATPFGFKDIFDSLYSRWVLFRVEYLAPPLQFLANACIVLFLIQSIDRLVLCLGCFWIRFKNIKPIPKQDAVADLESGENGFFPMVLVQIPMCNEKEVYQQSIAAVCNLDWPKSKFLIQILDDSDDPTTQLLIKEEVHKWQQEGARILYRHRVIRDGYKAGNLKSAMNCSYVKDYEYVAIFDADFQPTPDFLKRTVPHFKDNEEIGLVQARWSFVNKDENLLTRLQNINLAFHFEVEQQVNGTFINFFGFNGTAGVWRIKALEESGGWLERTTVEDMDIAVRAHLHGWKFIFLNDVECQCELPESYEAYRKQQHRWHSGPMQLFRLCLPDIIRSKISIWKKFNMIFLFFLLRKLILPFYSFTLFCIILPMTMFIPEAELPAWVVCYIPATMSFLNILPAPKSFPFIVPYLLFENTMSVTKFNAMISGLFQLGSAYEWVVTKKSGRSSEGDLVSLVQKETKHQRGSSEPNLDELKEEIMQQDQKAKKKRKHNRIYMKELALAFLLLTASARSLLSAQGIHFYFLLFQGISFLLVGLDLIGEQVQ